From the Streptomyces pluripotens genome, one window contains:
- the brxD gene encoding BREX system ATP-binding protein BrxD yields the protein MSTTGSQRPAQVSAARRRTVIDALRRGAVPDSGLDLLATGLDRFEAALDAELDAVASGGSVFKAVRGEYGSGKTFFTRWLGERAKRRNFAVAEIQISENETPLHRLETVYRRLTERLTTSSFRPSALRPVVDAWFYALEEDALAAGATEDELPGEVEKLLVARLAEVSRHAPSFATALRGYRAALADGDEATAAAVLAWLGGQPHVAASARRSAGVRGDLDHFGALGFLQGLLTVLRDSGHTGLFVVLDEVETLQRVRSDARDKALNALRQLIDEVHSGRFPGLYLVTTGTPAFYDGQQGVQRLAPLAQRLATDFTTDPRFDNPRAVQIRLPGFDQESLVGLGVTIRDLYADAAESSARVREVVDDSYVEDLALAVGGALGGKVGVAPRLFLKKLVGDVLDRVDQFDDFAPRQHYRLTVASGELTDVERNLAATVTGGPASADDIDLEL from the coding sequence GTGAGCACTACCGGATCCCAGCGCCCCGCCCAGGTGAGCGCAGCCCGCCGCCGCACCGTCATCGACGCGCTGCGGCGCGGTGCCGTACCCGACAGCGGTCTCGACCTGCTGGCCACCGGACTCGACCGGTTCGAGGCGGCCCTGGACGCGGAACTGGACGCCGTGGCGTCCGGTGGGTCCGTGTTCAAAGCCGTGCGGGGCGAGTACGGGTCCGGCAAGACCTTCTTCACCCGCTGGCTGGGTGAGCGGGCCAAACGCCGCAACTTCGCCGTGGCCGAGATCCAGATCTCCGAGAACGAGACCCCGCTGCACCGACTGGAGACGGTCTACCGGCGGCTCACCGAACGGCTCACCACCTCCAGTTTCCGGCCCAGCGCGCTGCGCCCCGTGGTCGACGCCTGGTTCTACGCCCTGGAGGAGGACGCCCTCGCGGCCGGCGCGACCGAGGACGAACTGCCGGGTGAAGTGGAGAAGTTGCTCGTCGCACGGCTCGCCGAGGTTTCCCGGCACGCCCCGTCCTTTGCCACCGCGCTGCGCGGTTACCGGGCCGCCCTCGCGGACGGCGACGAGGCGACCGCCGCGGCCGTCCTGGCGTGGCTCGGAGGCCAGCCGCACGTCGCCGCCTCCGCCCGCCGGTCCGCCGGCGTGCGCGGCGACCTCGACCACTTCGGCGCCCTCGGGTTCCTGCAGGGGCTCCTGACCGTCCTGCGCGACTCCGGGCACACGGGGCTGTTCGTCGTCCTCGACGAGGTGGAGACGCTGCAGCGGGTCCGGTCGGACGCCCGCGACAAGGCGCTCAACGCGCTGCGACAGCTCATCGACGAGGTGCACTCCGGTCGCTTCCCCGGCCTCTACTTGGTCACCACGGGCACACCGGCCTTCTACGACGGCCAGCAGGGCGTGCAGCGCCTCGCGCCGCTCGCCCAGCGGCTGGCCACCGACTTCACCACCGACCCGCGCTTCGACAACCCACGCGCCGTGCAGATCAGGCTCCCCGGCTTCGACCAGGAGTCGCTGGTCGGACTCGGCGTCACCATCCGGGACCTGTACGCCGACGCCGCCGAGTCGTCCGCGCGTGTGCGGGAGGTCGTCGACGACTCGTACGTCGAGGATCTCGCGCTGGCCGTCGGCGGGGCACTGGGCGGGAAGGTGGGGGTGGCCCCCCGGTTGTTTCTGAAGAAGCTCGTCGGGGACGTGCTCGACCGCGTGGACCAGTTCGACGACTTCGCCCCCCGGCAGCACTACCGGCTGACCGTCGCCAGCGGTGAACTCACCGACGTGGAGCGGAACCTGGCCGCCACGGTCACCGGGGGCCCCGCATCGGCCGACGACATCGACCTGGAGCTGTGA
- the pglZ gene encoding BREX-2 system phosphatase PglZ, translated as MTDTVAVAPGAVRLNTATVTPYLSAQSSLAASLTGDGGGRRRIVLLRSVPRWEGPAEPTWGEGRTAGVAVAPSPLAVHELVLDHLSGRRPGPAVLVVLTDREQNELDPAILARVHKMRIDAVDSWDVVRNAFGARQIDPRLKDVNWAAEALLDATPPTTGGWPPVPGGWLSRQYALTALTQRRLRLGRYDTEDSTRRPGDDRLDAQALLHWSTRSGAPERLLGLRGPERAGLTAFLGEEDQAGLAGRALLALVDAERGADAAAFGLVCAALWQHADPAPETYRARGRAERYFGDQPPAVGDQLDVLVTVFGRSAEEYVTALLTAAHRHGGDADHAREARRVTGTVLDRAAVLARQFGAEAAVGASPVLRGGLDARFAAVGRALAAGGTATVAEAVRNLADHRLATDPEEASCVERARMGQRLARWLATDPSADAPTVADAIQRHLTETGWVDLALEHIEAGGDPGPVLKAAYDALGARVRGRRRQIDASFARSLASWTESGTQPGGMLTVETFLDRVVGPVVRRTGERRVLLLVLDGMSAAIANELGEQLRRSWAEFDPLPEGVPLRRAMAAALPTVTAVSRTSLFAGTLMKGTQADEKRLFPALRLWGGTPAAVFHKDDLRTETAGDTFGPALTQALTDGRTHVAVVLNAIDDRLAKEQKLGDGTWRVDDVPGLRDLLRVAAAQGMAVVVTSDHGHVVDRHGTKADAAEPASARHRLPGGPLAEREIALSGPRVVWPGPGASIVALWDADSRYTALKAGYHGGASLAEFTIPVLAFLPFGAEPPKGWRELGDQRPAWWAPEEAGNPLPEEPTARTTGAASVPAPKKPTAKSQKEHAELARTHEALFDVALTAGSDDALLTPTLVSRTEALVTALIDSETYRAQLGGLARKPQQEQVHKALTALLDAGGTLPVTALAQRAGMPTARADGFAAVLRQLLNYDGVQVLETLPDGRTLRLHEALMREQFAFGAG; from the coding sequence ATGACGGACACCGTCGCTGTCGCTCCGGGCGCGGTGCGGCTGAACACCGCGACCGTCACCCCGTACCTGTCCGCGCAGTCGTCCCTTGCCGCCTCCCTGACGGGGGACGGCGGGGGCAGGCGCCGGATCGTGCTGCTCCGGTCCGTACCCCGGTGGGAGGGCCCCGCCGAACCCACGTGGGGCGAGGGCAGGACGGCCGGCGTCGCGGTGGCGCCCTCGCCGCTCGCCGTCCACGAACTCGTCCTCGACCACCTGTCGGGTCGCCGGCCCGGCCCCGCCGTGCTGGTCGTCCTCACCGACCGCGAGCAGAACGAACTCGACCCGGCGATCCTCGCCCGCGTCCACAAGATGCGCATCGACGCCGTCGACAGCTGGGACGTCGTCCGCAACGCGTTCGGCGCCCGGCAGATCGACCCGCGCCTGAAGGACGTCAACTGGGCCGCCGAGGCCCTGCTCGACGCCACCCCGCCCACCACGGGCGGCTGGCCGCCCGTGCCCGGCGGATGGCTGTCCCGGCAGTACGCCCTCACCGCGCTCACCCAGCGCCGCCTGCGCCTCGGCCGCTACGACACCGAGGACAGCACGCGGCGCCCCGGCGACGACCGGCTCGACGCGCAGGCCCTGCTGCACTGGTCGACGCGGTCGGGCGCGCCCGAACGGCTGCTGGGGCTGCGCGGCCCCGAGCGCGCCGGCCTGACCGCCTTCCTCGGTGAGGAGGACCAGGCAGGCCTCGCCGGACGCGCCCTGCTCGCCCTCGTCGACGCCGAGCGAGGCGCGGACGCCGCCGCCTTCGGCCTCGTCTGCGCGGCACTGTGGCAGCACGCCGATCCCGCCCCCGAGACCTACCGGGCCAGGGGCCGCGCCGAACGGTACTTCGGCGACCAGCCCCCGGCCGTCGGCGATCAGCTCGATGTCCTGGTGACCGTCTTCGGCCGGTCCGCCGAGGAGTACGTGACCGCCCTGCTGACAGCCGCCCACCGCCACGGCGGCGACGCCGACCACGCCCGTGAGGCACGCCGCGTCACCGGCACCGTGCTCGACCGGGCGGCCGTGCTGGCCCGCCAGTTCGGGGCGGAGGCCGCCGTCGGGGCGAGCCCCGTCCTGCGCGGTGGACTCGATGCCCGGTTCGCCGCCGTCGGCCGGGCCCTCGCTGCGGGCGGCACGGCCACCGTGGCGGAAGCCGTCCGGAACTTGGCTGACCACCGGCTCGCCACCGACCCGGAGGAGGCCTCTTGCGTCGAACGCGCCCGCATGGGACAGCGCCTCGCCCGCTGGCTGGCCACCGACCCGTCGGCTGACGCCCCGACCGTCGCCGATGCCATACAGCGCCACCTCACCGAGACCGGCTGGGTCGACCTCGCCCTGGAGCACATCGAGGCCGGCGGCGACCCGGGCCCCGTCCTCAAGGCCGCGTACGACGCCCTCGGCGCACGCGTCAGGGGTCGGCGGAGGCAGATCGACGCGTCCTTCGCACGCTCACTCGCCTCCTGGACGGAGTCCGGCACCCAGCCCGGCGGCATGCTCACCGTCGAGACCTTCCTCGACCGCGTGGTCGGGCCCGTCGTCCGGCGCACCGGGGAGCGGCGGGTGCTGCTGCTCGTGCTCGACGGCATGAGCGCGGCCATAGCCAACGAACTCGGTGAGCAACTGCGCCGCTCCTGGGCGGAGTTCGACCCGCTGCCCGAGGGCGTCCCGCTCCGCCGGGCGATGGCCGCCGCACTGCCCACCGTGACGGCCGTGTCCCGCACCTCCCTCTTCGCGGGCACGCTGATGAAGGGCACCCAGGCCGACGAGAAGCGTCTCTTCCCCGCGCTGAGACTGTGGGGCGGAACCCCGGCCGCCGTGTTCCACAAGGACGACCTGCGCACCGAGACCGCGGGCGACACCTTCGGCCCGGCACTCACGCAGGCGCTCACCGACGGCCGGACCCATGTCGCCGTCGTCCTCAACGCCATCGACGACCGTCTCGCCAAGGAGCAGAAGCTCGGCGACGGAACCTGGCGGGTCGACGACGTGCCCGGCCTGCGCGACCTGCTGCGGGTGGCGGCTGCGCAGGGCATGGCGGTCGTCGTCACCAGCGACCACGGCCACGTCGTCGACCGGCACGGCACCAAGGCCGACGCCGCCGAACCCGCGTCCGCCCGGCACCGCCTGCCCGGCGGGCCGCTCGCCGAACGGGAGATCGCCCTCTCCGGGCCGCGCGTGGTGTGGCCCGGGCCCGGCGCGTCCATCGTTGCGCTCTGGGACGCCGACTCCCGCTACACGGCCCTCAAAGCCGGCTACCACGGTGGCGCCTCGCTGGCCGAGTTCACCATCCCGGTGCTTGCCTTCCTGCCCTTCGGGGCGGAACCGCCGAAGGGGTGGCGGGAACTGGGCGATCAGCGTCCCGCCTGGTGGGCGCCGGAGGAGGCCGGAAATCCGCTCCCGGAAGAGCCCACGGCACGGACGACCGGCGCGGCATCCGTCCCCGCACCGAAGAAGCCGACGGCGAAGTCCCAGAAGGAACACGCGGAACTCGCCCGGACCCACGAAGCCCTCTTCGACGTCGCGCTGACCGCCGGGAGCGACGACGCCCTGCTCACTCCGACCCTCGTCTCCCGGACCGAAGCGCTCGTCACGGCGCTCATCGACTCCGAGACGTACCGGGCGCAACTCGGTGGCCTGGCCCGCAAGCCCCAGCAGGAGCAGGTCCACAAGGCACTCACCGCCCTCCTGGACGCGGGCGGCACCCTGCCGGTGACCGCACTGGCCCAGCGCGCGGGCATGCCCACCGCCCGAGCCGACGGCTTCGCCGCCGTCCTGCGGCAACTCCTCAACTACGACGGCGTACAGGTACTGGAAACCCTGCCGGACGGGCGCACCCTCCGGCTCCACGAGGCGCTCATGCGGGAGCAGTTCGCCTTCGGAGCCGGCTGA
- a CDS encoding DEAD/DEAH box helicase — MPDAGSPAGEAPGDEGADVLDRLDPVVLHHIVNTLGWPDLRPLQRAAITPLMDGQDAVLLAPTAGGKTEAACFPLLSAMTEQKWAGTSVLYLCPLKALLNNLIGRVEAYTQWLGRRAALWHGDTKESQRRRIRTEAPDILLTTPESLEAMLIGVKTDHVRLLGGVRAVVVDEVHAFAGDDRGWHLLAVLERLERVTGRRIQRVGLSATVGNPHQLLHWLQGAGADSRTGHVVAPGAHLPATDAGVPGDEACADPSRRPAGAVELDYVGSLDNAAKLIAALHKGEKRLVFCDSRRQVEELGAALRARDVTVFLSHASLSVDERARSEQAFAEARDCVIVSTSTLELGIDVGDLDRVIQIDSPVSVASFLQRIGRTGRRPGTARNCLFLTTRKDTLLQAAGLLLLWSRDWVEPVVPPPEPRHLVAQQLLAVTLQQHKLGDRLWDRQWNGLAPFDGSAAPILRFLTEQGFLDSDGGMLFVGPEAERRFGKRHFIELTASFTAPPQFTVLSGRTEIGRTDPSVLTEERPGPRRLLLGGRSWQVTYIDWLRKRVFVEPADGGGIAKWMNGGVAGLSYALTRAMREVLLGTDPPVTLTRRAQACLAEQRATDAPDTVHPGGTLVTRVGKDVRWWTWAGYRANATLAATLRSVADPLQRPTDSWLRLREDLTPADWRVAREDSGDTLVLPDVDHRAVRGLKFSVALPERLAVATVAARLADLDSARLVMAEPARFQHGT; from the coding sequence ATGCCGGATGCGGGGAGCCCGGCCGGCGAGGCGCCGGGCGACGAGGGCGCCGACGTACTCGACCGGCTCGACCCCGTCGTCCTGCACCACATCGTCAACACCCTCGGCTGGCCCGACCTGCGACCCCTGCAACGAGCGGCGATCACCCCACTCATGGACGGGCAGGACGCCGTACTGCTGGCGCCGACGGCTGGCGGCAAGACCGAGGCGGCCTGCTTCCCCCTGCTGTCGGCGATGACCGAGCAGAAGTGGGCCGGCACGTCCGTGCTGTACCTGTGCCCGCTCAAAGCACTCCTGAACAACCTCATCGGCCGTGTCGAGGCCTATACCCAGTGGCTGGGGCGGCGCGCGGCACTCTGGCACGGCGACACCAAGGAGTCGCAACGGCGGCGCATCCGTACCGAGGCACCGGACATTCTGCTGACCACGCCCGAATCGCTCGAAGCGATGCTGATCGGCGTCAAGACCGACCACGTCCGCCTGCTGGGGGGCGTACGGGCCGTCGTCGTCGACGAGGTGCACGCCTTTGCCGGGGACGATCGGGGATGGCACCTGCTCGCCGTGCTCGAACGGCTGGAACGGGTGACCGGACGGCGTATCCAGCGCGTGGGCCTCTCGGCGACCGTCGGCAACCCCCACCAGTTGCTGCACTGGTTGCAGGGTGCGGGCGCCGACAGCCGTACCGGCCACGTCGTCGCCCCGGGAGCGCACCTGCCGGCCACCGACGCCGGTGTGCCCGGCGACGAGGCGTGCGCCGACCCTTCCCGCAGGCCCGCGGGTGCGGTGGAACTCGATTACGTCGGCTCCCTGGACAACGCCGCCAAACTCATCGCGGCACTGCACAAGGGAGAGAAGCGGCTCGTCTTCTGCGACTCACGCCGCCAGGTCGAGGAGCTGGGCGCCGCGCTCCGGGCCCGCGACGTGACCGTCTTCCTCTCCCACGCCTCCCTCTCCGTCGACGAACGCGCCCGATCCGAGCAGGCGTTCGCCGAGGCACGCGACTGCGTCATCGTCTCCACCTCCACCCTCGAACTCGGCATCGACGTCGGCGACCTGGACCGCGTCATCCAGATCGACTCGCCGGTGTCGGTCGCCTCCTTCCTGCAGCGCATCGGCCGCACCGGCCGGCGCCCCGGCACCGCACGCAACTGCCTGTTCCTCACCACCCGCAAGGACACGCTGCTCCAGGCGGCGGGCCTCCTGCTGCTCTGGTCCCGCGACTGGGTGGAACCGGTCGTCCCCCCGCCGGAGCCACGCCACCTGGTGGCCCAGCAACTGCTCGCCGTCACCCTGCAGCAGCACAAGCTCGGCGACCGGTTGTGGGACCGGCAGTGGAACGGTCTCGCCCCCTTCGACGGATCCGCCGCACCGATCCTGCGCTTCCTCACCGAGCAGGGATTCCTCGACAGCGACGGCGGCATGCTGTTCGTCGGACCCGAGGCGGAACGACGCTTCGGCAAGCGGCACTTCATCGAACTCACCGCCTCCTTCACCGCACCGCCCCAGTTCACCGTCCTGTCCGGGCGTACGGAGATCGGCCGCACCGACCCGAGCGTGCTCACGGAAGAACGCCCCGGTCCGAGGCGGTTGCTGCTCGGCGGACGCAGCTGGCAGGTCACGTACATCGACTGGCTGCGCAAACGCGTCTTCGTCGAGCCCGCCGACGGCGGCGGGATCGCCAAGTGGATGAACGGCGGCGTCGCCGGACTGTCGTACGCCCTGACACGTGCCATGCGCGAGGTGCTGCTGGGCACCGACCCGCCGGTTACCCTCACCCGTCGTGCGCAGGCATGCCTGGCGGAACAGCGTGCGACGGACGCACCCGACACCGTGCACCCGGGCGGCACGCTGGTGACGCGGGTCGGCAAGGACGTGCGCTGGTGGACGTGGGCCGGTTATCGCGCCAACGCCACACTCGCGGCCACCCTCCGGTCGGTCGCCGATCCGCTGCAACGCCCCACGGACAGCTGGCTGCGGCTGCGCGAGGACCTCACTCCGGCCGACTGGCGCGTGGCCCGCGAGGACAGCGGCGACACCCTCGTCCTGCCCGACGTGGATCACCGCGCGGTGCGCGGCCTGAAGTTTTCCGTCGCTCTGCCGGAGCGTCTCGCCGTTGCCACGGTCGCCGCCCGCCTGGCCGACCTTGACAGCGCACGCCTGGTGATGGCTGAACCGGCGCGCTTCCAGCACGGCACCTGA